Proteins co-encoded in one Pelagicoccus enzymogenes genomic window:
- a CDS encoding PIN domain-containing protein produces MHVFIDTNILLNFFHFTKDELSALGDVFASHERGAAKVHLTVQVRDEFRRNREKKISDALKKYKETVRSVQFPSFMKPYEQYTEIRSLSNKMQAASKELLEKLNEDISTKSLHADQLISKIFEESDFSSLPEEYYARAKARMDMGNPPGKNGSIGDAINWLILLDKVPETEDLHIISEDGDFYSILDDSKAHPFLIEEWKEKKNSELHTYRTLDSFLKARFDGIEFSYDSKKEELIDDLKCSGSFATTHYLIGKLEQFSYYSLSEVERILEAALENGQFGGIVTDYDVSDFLNRVAAPHLDRLRKKEHKEIIKDVIEEKSGRNE; encoded by the coding sequence GTATTCGCATCTCATGAAAGAGGAGCGGCTAAAGTCCATCTAACGGTTCAAGTAAGAGACGAGTTTCGACGGAATCGCGAAAAGAAGATTAGTGACGCACTCAAAAAATACAAAGAGACCGTAAGAAGTGTTCAGTTCCCTTCATTTATGAAGCCGTATGAACAGTACACCGAAATTCGATCACTCTCGAACAAGATGCAGGCAGCATCCAAGGAACTCCTTGAGAAGCTCAATGAAGATATATCCACAAAGTCATTACACGCAGATCAGCTAATATCCAAGATTTTTGAGGAATCAGACTTTTCTTCACTCCCAGAGGAATATTACGCGAGAGCGAAAGCCAGGATGGATATGGGAAATCCACCCGGAAAGAACGGATCTATCGGTGACGCAATAAACTGGCTGATTCTGCTAGACAAGGTGCCAGAAACGGAGGATCTGCATATTATTAGCGAAGATGGCGACTTTTACTCTATCTTAGACGACTCAAAAGCACATCCATTCCTAATCGAAGAATGGAAAGAAAAGAAGAATTCAGAATTACATACATACAGAACGTTGGATTCATTCCTAAAGGCTAGATTCGATGGCATAGAGTTTTCTTACGATAGCAAAAAAGAAGAGTTAATAGATGATTTGAAGTGTTCTGGCTCTTTTGCGACAACACATTATTTAATAGGAAAGCTAGAGCAGTTTAGCTATTACTCACTGAGTGAGGTAGAACGAATATTGGAGGCGGCGTTAGAGAACGGGCAGTTTGGAGGTATAGTCACTGATTATGACGTTTCAGATTTCCTCAATCGTGTGGCCGCACCGCACCTTGATAGGCTTCGAAAGAAGGAGCACAAAGAGATCATCAAAGACGTGATTGAAGAAAAATCTGGAAGAAATGAATAA